The Halanaerobium praevalens DSM 2228 genome contains a region encoding:
- the flgF gene encoding flagellar basal-body rod protein FlgF, whose translation MIRGLYTAASSMGVLEKKTNIRSNNLANVNTNGFKKSEAITASFPEMLLSKIEADKADQQIGSLATGAYLERSFKDMSQGDFKRTDNALDFAIEGSGFFVIETENGEKYSRDGNFTINADSELITQSGNNVLDSNGNRIQIIPDQDFRVSAEGQITFNNGLQGAQIGLVDFENEAELAQTGDNLYELQGETEPIASQAGIAQGYVEGSNVQIVEEMAKMIKTTRHYESNQKVISSIDESLNKVINEVGRA comes from the coding sequence GTTCTAGAAAAAAAGACCAATATTCGATCAAATAATTTAGCTAATGTTAATACTAATGGTTTTAAAAAATCAGAAGCTATAACGGCTTCATTCCCAGAAATGCTTTTGAGTAAGATTGAAGCGGATAAAGCAGATCAGCAAATAGGGTCACTAGCAACTGGTGCTTATCTAGAAAGAAGTTTTAAAGATATGAGCCAAGGTGACTTTAAAAGAACTGATAATGCACTTGATTTTGCTATTGAAGGCTCAGGCTTTTTTGTGATTGAAACTGAAAATGGTGAAAAATATAGTAGAGATGGTAATTTCACTATAAATGCAGATTCTGAATTAATTACTCAAAGTGGAAATAATGTTTTAGATAGTAATGGGAATAGAATTCAAATTATACCTGATCAAGATTTTAGGGTTAGTGCAGAGGGTCAAATAACTTTCAATAATGGTTTGCAGGGAGCTCAAATTGGTTTAGTTGATTTTGAGAATGAAGCTGAATTAGCTCAAACAGGTGATAATCTTTATGAGCTTCAGGGAGAAACAGAACCAATTGCAAGTCAAGCAGGTATTGCTCAAGGCTATGTAGAAGGTTCTAATGTTCAGATTGTAGAAGAAATGGCTAAGATGATTAAGACTACTCGTCATTATGAATCAAACCAAAAAGTAATTAGTAGTATTGATGAGTCATTAAACAAAGTAATTAATGAAGTAGGGAGAGCATAA